In a genomic window of Aquila chrysaetos chrysaetos chromosome Z, bAquChr1.4, whole genome shotgun sequence:
- the CZH18orf25 gene encoding uncharacterized protein C18orf25 homolog isoform X2 has product MKMEAVGKAEELVDSEVPPKTSEKQETAPDEDGPIELETQTQKDNVPTAADSAVLSSMPCLLMELRRDSSESQLASTESDKPTGGRVYESDSSNHCMLSPSSSGHLADSDTLSSTEENEPCQAEAAVEGDPSAVSGAAVGRKSRRSRSESETSTMAAKKNRQSSDKQNGRVTKVKGHRSQKHKERIRLLRQKREAAARKKYNLLQDSSTSDSDLTCDSSTSSSDDDEEVSGSSKTITAEIPDGPPVVAHYDISDTNSDPEVVNVDNLLAAAVVQEHNNSLGNQDSGSTWRTRGLLDELSADTGHLDPGFLASDKTSSGNPQINEEINIASSDSEVEIVGVQEHARSRLAVMKY; this is encoded by the exons ATGAAGATGGAGGCAgtgggaaaagcagaagaactTGTTGATTCAGAAGTTCCACCAaagacttctgaaaagcaagagaCTGCTCCTGATGAAGACGGACCTATAGAACTCGAGACACAAACTCAGAAAGACAACGTGCCCACTGCAGCAGACTCTGCGGTGCTCTCTTCAATGCCTTGCTTACTGATGGAACTGAGGCGAGACTCCTCGGAGTCTCAGCTAGCATCTACAGAGAGTGATAAGCCAACGGGTGGTCGAGTTTACGAGAGTGACTCTTCTAATCATTGCAtgctttccccttcttccaGTGGGCATCTGGCTGACTCAGATACATTGTCTTCCACAGAAGAGAATGAGCCCTGTCAAGCTGAAGCTGCTGTAGAGGGAGACCCTTCTGCGGTGTCTGGGGCTGCAGTTGGGAGGAAATCCAGGCGATCCAGGTCTGAAAGTGAAACTTCAACAATGGCTGCCAAGAAAAACCGACAGTCTAGTGATAAGCAGAATGGTCGAGTTACCAAGGTAAAAGGTCATCGAAGccaaaagcacaaagaaagaaTCCGGCTCTTAAGACAGAAACGGGAGGCAGCTGCTCGCAAGAAGTACAAcctgctgcaggacagcagTACCAGTGATAGTGACCTGACGTGTGACTCGAGCACGAGTTCATCAGATGATGATGAAGAGGtttcagggagcagcaagaCAATCACTGCAGAGATACCAG ATGGACCTCCAGTTGTAGCTCATTATGATATATCGGACACAAATTCAGACCCAGAAGTGGTAAATGTGGACAATCTGTTGGCGGCTGCAGTAGTTCAAGAGCACAATAATTCTTTAGGAAATCAAGACTCGGGATCTACCTGGAGAACCAGAGGGCTGCTAGATGAACTGAGTGCTGATACAG GTCATTTGGATCCAGGCTTCCTTGCAAGTGACAAAACCTCCTCTGGTAATCCCCAGATcaatgaagaaattaatatcGCCTCTTCTGATAGCGAAGTAGAGATTGTTGGAGTTCAGGAACATGCCAG GTCTAGGCTTGCAGTTATGAAGTATTGA
- the CZH18orf25 gene encoding uncharacterized protein C18orf25 homolog isoform X1 has translation MKMEAVGKAEELVDSEVPPKTSEKQETAPDEDGPIELETQTQKDNVPTAADSAVLSSMPCLLMELRRDSSESQLASTESDKPTGGRVYESDSSNHCMLSPSSSGHLADSDTLSSTEENEPCQAEAAVEGDPSAVSGAAVGRKSRRSRSESETSTMAAKKNRQSSDKQNGRVTKVKGHRSQKHKERIRLLRQKREAAARKKYNLLQDSSTSDSDLTCDSSTSSSDDDEEVSGSSKTITAEIPDGPPVVAHYDISDTNSDPEVVNVDNLLAAAVVQEHNNSLGNQDSGSTWRTRGLLDELSADTGHLDPGFLASDKTSSGNPQINEEINIASSDSEVEIVGVQEHARCVHPRGGVIQSVSSWKHGSGSQYINTQQTQSWTAVTPQQNWSSPPEVVDLTLDEDTRRKYLL, from the exons ATGAAGATGGAGGCAgtgggaaaagcagaagaactTGTTGATTCAGAAGTTCCACCAaagacttctgaaaagcaagagaCTGCTCCTGATGAAGACGGACCTATAGAACTCGAGACACAAACTCAGAAAGACAACGTGCCCACTGCAGCAGACTCTGCGGTGCTCTCTTCAATGCCTTGCTTACTGATGGAACTGAGGCGAGACTCCTCGGAGTCTCAGCTAGCATCTACAGAGAGTGATAAGCCAACGGGTGGTCGAGTTTACGAGAGTGACTCTTCTAATCATTGCAtgctttccccttcttccaGTGGGCATCTGGCTGACTCAGATACATTGTCTTCCACAGAAGAGAATGAGCCCTGTCAAGCTGAAGCTGCTGTAGAGGGAGACCCTTCTGCGGTGTCTGGGGCTGCAGTTGGGAGGAAATCCAGGCGATCCAGGTCTGAAAGTGAAACTTCAACAATGGCTGCCAAGAAAAACCGACAGTCTAGTGATAAGCAGAATGGTCGAGTTACCAAGGTAAAAGGTCATCGAAGccaaaagcacaaagaaagaaTCCGGCTCTTAAGACAGAAACGGGAGGCAGCTGCTCGCAAGAAGTACAAcctgctgcaggacagcagTACCAGTGATAGTGACCTGACGTGTGACTCGAGCACGAGTTCATCAGATGATGATGAAGAGGtttcagggagcagcaagaCAATCACTGCAGAGATACCAG ATGGACCTCCAGTTGTAGCTCATTATGATATATCGGACACAAATTCAGACCCAGAAGTGGTAAATGTGGACAATCTGTTGGCGGCTGCAGTAGTTCAAGAGCACAATAATTCTTTAGGAAATCAAGACTCGGGATCTACCTGGAGAACCAGAGGGCTGCTAGATGAACTGAGTGCTGATACAG GTCATTTGGATCCAGGCTTCCTTGCAAGTGACAAAACCTCCTCTGGTAATCCCCAGATcaatgaagaaattaatatcGCCTCTTCTGATAGCGAAGTAGAGATTGTTGGAGTTCAGGAACATGCCAG GTGCGTGCATCCCAGGGGAGGTGTGATTCAGAGTGTGTCTTCCTGGAAGCATGGCTCAGGCTCACAGTATATTAACACTCAGCAAACGCAATCATGGACAGCTGTGACTCCCCAGCAGAATTGGTCTTCACCCCCAGAAGTAGTAGACCTCACTTTGGATGAAGATACCAGACGCAAATATCTACTGTAA